The Chlorocebus sabaeus isolate Y175 chromosome 9, mChlSab1.0.hap1, whole genome shotgun sequence genome includes a window with the following:
- the LRRC18 gene encoding leucine-rich repeat-containing protein 18, translated as MAKGEKGPKGKKITLKVAKNCIKITLDGKKRLDLSKMGITTFPKCILRLNDVDELDLSRNLIRKIPDSISKFQNLRWLDLHSNYIDKLPESIGQMTSLLYLNVSNNRLTSNGLPMELKQLKNIRTVNLGLNHLDSVPTTLGALKELHEVGLHDNLLNNIPVSISKLPKLKKLNIKRNPFPKPDESETFIDSIRRLENLYVVEEKDLCAACLRKCQNARDKLNRIKNMAMTTPRKTIFPNLISPNSMAKDSWEDWRIRSTSS; from the exons ATGGCTAAGGGCGAGAAAGGCCCCAAGGGCAAGAAGATCACCCTCAAGGTGGCCAAGAATTGCATCAAAATCACTTTAGATGGGAAAAAGCGCCTTGACTTGAGCAAGATGGGAATTACCACCTTCCCCAAGTGTATTCTGCGCCTCAATGACGTGGACGAGCTGGACCTTAGCCGGAATCTGATCAGGAAGATCCCTGACTCCATCTCCAAGTTCCAGAACCTCCGGTGGCTGGACCTGCACAGCAACTACATAGACAAGCTGCCTGAGTCCATTGGCCAGATGACCAGCCTGCTCTACCTCAACGTCAGCAACAACCGGCTGACCAGCAACGGGCTGCCCATGGAGCTGAAGCAACTAAAGAACATCCGCACTGTGAACCTAGGCTTGAACCACCTGGACAGTGTGCCCACCACACTGGGGGCCCTGAAGGAGCTCCATGAGGTAGGGCTCCATGACAACCTACTGAACAACATCCCCGTGAGCATCTCTAAGCTCCCCAAGCTGAAAAAGCTCAACATAAAGCGGAACCCCTTTCCAAAGCCAGACGAGTCGGAAACGTTCATAGACTCCATCAGGAGGCTGGAGAACTTGTATGTGGTGGAGGAGAAGGATCTGTGTGCGGCTTGCCTGAGAAAATGCCAAAACGCCCGGGACAAGCTGAATAGAATCAAGAACATGGCCATGACGACACCGAGAAAGACTATCTTTCCCAATCTGATCTCACCCAATTCAATGGCCAAGGACTCCTGGGAAGACTGGAG AATACGCTCAACATCTTCCTAA